From Candidatus Atelocyanobacterium thalassa isolate ALOHA, a single genomic window includes:
- a CDS encoding prohibitin family protein: MNRQSAPGLASIIGGVVTAFIVLVSFNSFIVIYPGQAGVLNILGKAQEQVLLEGIHFKPPLISTVDTYDVTVQKFEVPAQSATKDLQNLSASFAINFSLDPIQVVNIRRTQGTLQNIVSKIVAPQTQESFKIAAARRTVEEAITQRSELKKDFDNALTSRLEKYGIIVLDTSVIDLNFSPEFSKAVEEKQIAEQKAQRAVYVAQEAEQEAQADINRAKGRSEAQRLLAETLKAQGGDLVLQKEAIEAWKSGGAQMPKVLVMGKGNNSNVPFLFNLDTMDK; encoded by the coding sequence GTGAATCGTCAATCTGCCCCTGGTCTTGCATCAATAATAGGTGGTGTTGTTACTGCTTTTATTGTGTTAGTAAGTTTTAATTCTTTTATAGTTATTTATCCTGGACAAGCAGGAGTTTTAAATATACTTGGTAAGGCTCAAGAACAAGTTTTGTTAGAAGGAATTCATTTTAAACCACCTTTAATTTCTACGGTGGACACATATGATGTAACTGTTCAAAAATTTGAGGTCCCTGCTCAAAGTGCTACTAAAGATTTACAAAATCTGAGTGCTAGCTTTGCAATTAATTTTAGTCTTGATCCGATACAAGTTGTTAATATTAGAAGAACTCAAGGAACTTTACAAAATATTGTTTCTAAGATAGTTGCTCCACAGACTCAAGAATCTTTTAAAATAGCAGCAGCTAGACGTACTGTTGAAGAGGCAATCACCCAAAGATCTGAACTTAAAAAAGATTTTGACAACGCTCTTACTTCAAGATTAGAAAAGTATGGGATTATAGTTTTAGATACTAGCGTTATTGATCTTAACTTTTCTCCTGAATTCTCTAAGGCAGTTGAAGAAAAGCAAATTGCAGAGCAAAAAGCTCAAAGAGCTGTTTATGTTGCACAAGAAGCAGAACAAGAAGCACAAGCCGATATCAATCGTGCAAAAGGTAGATCTGAAGCCCAGCGCCTACTAGCAGAAACTTTAAAAGCACAAGGTGGAGATTTAGTTCTTCAGAAAGAAGCTATTGAAGCTTGGAAATCTGGAGGTGCACAAATGCCAAAAGTTTTAGTAATGGGAAAAGGAAATAATAGCAATGTCCCTTTTCTTTTTAATTTAGACACTATGGATAAATAA
- a CDS encoding ABC transporter ATP-binding protein produces MTKFAINVDNVSFDWCENNSILESCSLAVPEGEFWMLLGANGSGKSTLLKLLTNLLEPKSGSIKMGSPVGLVFQNPDRQLIMPTVGADIAFGLVAENLSLSETKSRISEALMAVNLLELEKKPIYALSGGQKQRIAIAGEIARQCSVLLLDEPTALLDYEAQLELVKRVKNLVKTRKITALWVTHRLEELDYCDGAFLLEKGKVVQQGHPQIIKERISYTKP; encoded by the coding sequence ATGACAAAATTTGCTATTAATGTTGATAATGTAAGTTTTGATTGGTGTGAAAATAATTCTATTTTGGAATCTTGTTCTTTGGCCGTGCCTGAAGGAGAATTCTGGATGTTGTTGGGAGCTAATGGTAGTGGTAAGTCTACATTGCTAAAACTTTTAACCAATTTACTTGAGCCAAAAAGTGGATCTATAAAAATGGGTTCACCGGTAGGATTGGTGTTTCAAAATCCTGATCGTCAATTAATCATGCCCACAGTTGGTGCTGATATAGCTTTTGGTTTAGTTGCAGAGAATCTATCCCTTTCAGAAACAAAATCTCGTATTAGTGAAGCATTAATGGCTGTTAATCTATTAGAATTAGAAAAAAAGCCTATTTATGCTCTTAGTGGAGGTCAAAAACAAAGAATTGCGATCGCTGGAGAAATCGCACGTCAATGTTCAGTCTTACTATTAGACGAGCCTACCGCATTACTTGATTATGAAGCTCAGCTAGAATTAGTCAAAAGGGTAAAAAACTTAGTTAAAACCCGTAAAATAACAGCACTTTGGGTTACGCACAGACTAGAAGAATTAGACTATTGCGATGGAGCATTTCTACTTGAAAAAGGTAAAGTGGTCCAGCAAGGCCATCCACAAATAATTAAAGAAAGAATTTCATACACAAAGCCATAA
- the glyA gene encoding serine hydroxymethyltransferase, which produces MSIIRGELQRQREHLELIASENFTSLAVLEAQGSILTNKYAEGLPYKRYYGGCEWVDKVEQIAIDRAKKIFGASHVNVQPHSGAQANFAVFLSLLNPGDKIMGMDLCHGGHLTHGSPVNFSGKWFQTCHYGVEMHNEQLNYDAILKLAQSEKPKLLICGYSAYPRTIDFEKFRIIADKVGAYLMADISHIAGLVASGHHSNPLPYCDVVTTTTHKTLRGPRGGLIMTNNIDLGKKFDKAVFPGTQGGPLEHVIAAKAVAFKEALDSDFKIYSGKVINNAKSLAEQLKKRDFRLVSDGTDNHLILIDTRSIRMSGKEADNLISTINITANKNTIPFDPESPFVTSGIRLGSPAMTTRGLGTEEFIEIGNIIADRLLNPEDEAVKQNCFHRVKTLCNKFPLYPDLNV; this is translated from the coding sequence ATGTCAATAATTCGAGGAGAGCTTCAGAGACAACGTGAACATTTAGAGTTGATCGCTAGTGAAAACTTCACTTCTCTTGCTGTTCTGGAGGCACAAGGATCTATATTAACTAATAAATATGCAGAAGGGTTACCTTACAAAAGATACTATGGTGGATGCGAATGGGTTGATAAGGTAGAACAAATTGCAATTGATCGTGCAAAAAAAATATTTGGGGCTTCTCATGTAAATGTACAACCTCATTCTGGAGCCCAAGCTAATTTTGCTGTTTTTTTAAGTCTTCTTAATCCTGGTGACAAAATTATGGGTATGGATTTATGTCATGGAGGACATCTTACTCATGGCTCTCCTGTAAATTTCTCTGGAAAATGGTTTCAAACTTGTCACTATGGAGTTGAAATGCACAATGAACAATTAAACTATGATGCAATCTTAAAACTGGCACAAAGTGAAAAACCTAAATTATTAATTTGTGGCTATTCTGCCTATCCTAGAACTATTGATTTTGAGAAGTTTCGCATAATTGCTGATAAAGTTGGAGCCTATTTAATGGCTGACATTTCTCATATTGCAGGTTTAGTAGCTAGTGGACATCATTCTAACCCTTTGCCTTATTGTGATGTAGTCACAACTACTACTCATAAAACCTTGAGAGGGCCTAGAGGTGGATTAATAATGACTAATAATATAGATCTGGGGAAAAAATTTGATAAAGCAGTATTCCCCGGCACACAAGGAGGTCCCTTAGAACATGTTATTGCTGCTAAAGCTGTTGCCTTCAAAGAAGCTTTAGACTCAGATTTTAAGATATATTCAGGAAAGGTTATCAATAATGCAAAAAGTTTAGCAGAGCAACTAAAAAAAAGAGATTTTAGGCTTGTTTCTGATGGTACTGATAATCACCTCATTCTAATAGACACCCGATCTATTAGAATGAGTGGTAAAGAAGCTGATAATTTAATTAGCACAATTAATATTACAGCAAATAAAAATACAATTCCCTTTGATCCAGAATCGCCTTTTGTTACTAGTGGAATTCGCTTAGGTTCTCCTGCAATGACTACTAGAGGATTAGGGACAGAAGAATTCATTGAAATAGGTAATATTATTGCGGATAGATTACTTAATCCAGAAGATGAAGCAGTTAAGCAAAATTGTTTCCATCGAGTTAAAACTTTATGTAATAAATTTCCTTTATACCCTGATCTAAATGTGTAG
- a CDS encoding YcjF family protein → MHQRYYPCLIAFNKQDQYEKEDKKVIIEKIRQQVKPIIDPNNVTSINSTSIKIKNLQYNSDGSSEKWIEKQPPNIISLVSRLKIFETDNKQQLLLARNWRKAIEIKQQTKTISNVVKYNKAMPIIKKYELIAATVISINPISSVDFLATAAINTQMIIDLSNIYKQGFTFSQGKIAAIAIGKIIVQLGIAELSIHTISNLLKSNMITYILGSLSQGVSVAYLTHIVGLSLIEYFQEQSDSDINSSEIDVTKFSQIINKIFTKTQQRDLLNTFVKQTSSKISATT, encoded by the coding sequence TTGCATCAGAGATACTATCCTTGTTTAATAGCTTTCAATAAACAAGATCAGTATGAAAAAGAAGATAAAAAAGTCATTATAGAAAAAATACGGCAGCAAGTTAAACCTATTATTGATCCAAATAATGTAACTAGTATTAACTCCACTTCAATCAAAATAAAAAATCTTCAATATAACTCTGATGGTTCAAGTGAGAAGTGGATAGAGAAACAACCACCAAATATTATATCTTTAGTAAGTAGGCTTAAAATTTTTGAAACTGATAATAAACAACAGTTACTTCTAGCTAGAAATTGGCGTAAAGCAATAGAAATTAAACAACAAACAAAAACTATATCTAATGTCGTTAAATATAATAAAGCGATGCCAATAATTAAAAAGTATGAGCTTATAGCTGCTACAGTAATTTCTATAAATCCTATCTCTTCTGTAGATTTTTTAGCAACTGCAGCTATAAATACCCAAATGATTATTGATTTAAGTAATATTTATAAACAAGGATTTACCTTTTCTCAGGGGAAAATAGCTGCTATTGCTATTGGAAAAATAATCGTACAGCTAGGTATTGCTGAGTTATCGATTCATACAATCTCTAATTTGTTAAAAAGCAATATGATTACCTATATTTTAGGCAGTTTGAGTCAAGGCGTTAGTGTAGCCTACTTGACTCATATAGTTGGACTGAGTTTGATAGAATACTTTCAAGAACAAAGTGATTCAGATATAAACTCTTCAGAGATAGATGTCACAAAATTTTCGCAAATCATTAATAAGATATTCACCAAAACACAACAAAGGGATCTACTTAACACTTTTGTAAAGCAAACATCTTCTAAAATTTCGGCTACCACATAA
- the mfd gene encoding transcription-repair coupling factor produces the protein MVFSSLIHTLQSSSLIKNLSQQLKVKNELRLQGINRLSKGLISSVISQTNYQNLLVICATSEEAGRWTKQLEIMGWKDINFYFVPDTSPYEELNIENEIIWTQMQVLSNLFRAKQSKDTNFAIVTTERSLQPHLPSPSIFYDYCLNFKVGVTVYSKDFAQTLSELGYKKVNLVEKEGEWSRRGDILDIFPVSSEIPIRLEWLGDELEKIREFDISTQRSLNEIEEALLTPINFNIIAKDIIQKNPFSSEQYVVEEKPKTLKNSSPKDQLPLSKSSSLFDYLPSDTLCAFDEIDQCKSHNHKWLEYVEKSWHETQNKEPKVHRSFEESFSSIEEMPKLYLSELSDVNETDSIDILSRSIPVNPHQFSKLAEILRGKREIFNEINISKYSIWLISAQPSRTVTLLQEHDYSAQFIPNIRDYPAIKKSHAQGMAVALKHSGLVGLEGFILPIFRIAVITDKEFFGQSTLGSSEFFKKRRRSNAKKVNLQKLNSGDHVVHKSHGIGKFLRLENLSNREYLVVQYSDGVLRVPADSLDNLLRYSCTDSTPPKLHKMTGKDWGKLKQKIRKNIKKLAFNLLHLYAERAQKKGYSYPADSLWQQELEDSFPYQATPDQVQAIREVKIDLESNRPMDRLICGDVGFGKTEVAIRAIFKVVTSGHKQVVFLAPTTILTQQHYNTLRTRFAPYPISIGLLNRFRTTSEKKDIIERLTTGELDIVVGTQQLLGKNIKFKDLGLLVIDEEQRFGVNHKEKIRTIKANVDVLTLTATPIPRTLHMSLSGIREMSLISTPPPSRRSIKTHLSSYDPNLVKAAVRAELDRGGQVFYVVPRIEHIDELVLQLKRMIPDAKILVAHGQMDVNNLELTMLSFNNGDADILVCTTIIESGLDIPKVNTIIIEDAQKFGLSQLYQLRGRVGRSGIQAHAWLFYPSRSELTDNALKRLNALQEFSELGSGYHLATRDLEIRGAGNLLGAEQSGQMEAIGFELYMDMLQEAIKEVQGEKIPEVEDTQIDLKLTAFIPNDYIADIEQKIIAYRTVAVASSKKELDLIVAEWSERYGSIPDPVKQLLKTIELKQLSKSLGFSHIKIEGKNSVVLKTPMEEPAWIILQNKLPEHLQTRFVYNSKKIIIRGLGSLSPQKQLESLLVWFKIMQENEKV, from the coding sequence ATGGTTTTTTCTTCTCTTATTCACACTTTACAAAGTTCTTCTCTCATTAAAAACTTATCGCAACAACTTAAAGTAAAAAATGAGTTAAGGCTACAAGGAATTAACCGCTTATCAAAAGGATTGATTTCATCAGTTATTTCACAAACTAATTATCAAAATTTACTAGTTATATGCGCCACTTCAGAAGAAGCAGGAAGATGGACAAAACAACTAGAAATTATGGGTTGGAAAGATATTAACTTCTATTTTGTTCCAGATACTTCTCCATATGAAGAGTTAAATATCGAAAATGAAATAATTTGGACACAGATGCAAGTCCTTTCTAATCTTTTCAGAGCAAAACAATCAAAAGATACAAATTTTGCAATTGTTACTACTGAAAGATCTCTACAACCACATTTACCTTCTCCATCAATTTTTTATGATTATTGTTTAAATTTTAAAGTAGGAGTAACAGTTTATTCTAAAGATTTTGCTCAAACATTAAGTGAACTAGGGTATAAAAAAGTTAATTTAGTTGAAAAAGAAGGAGAATGGAGTAGGAGAGGAGATATTCTAGATATTTTTCCAGTCTCATCCGAAATTCCTATACGATTAGAGTGGCTTGGAGACGAATTAGAAAAAATTCGAGAGTTTGACATATCGACCCAACGTTCTTTAAATGAAATAGAAGAAGCTCTACTAACTCCTATCAACTTCAATATTATTGCAAAAGATATCATTCAAAAAAACCCTTTCAGTTCAGAGCAATATGTTGTGGAGGAAAAACCAAAAACTTTAAAAAATTCTTCTCCTAAAGATCAACTACCTTTATCCAAATCTTCCTCTTTGTTTGATTATTTACCTTCTGATACTCTTTGCGCTTTTGATGAAATTGATCAATGTAAATCCCATAATCATAAATGGCTAGAATATGTTGAGAAAAGCTGGCATGAAACACAAAATAAGGAACCAAAAGTTCATCGTTCCTTTGAAGAATCTTTTTCTTCAATCGAAGAAATGCCTAAACTATATTTGTCTGAACTTTCGGACGTTAATGAAACAGATTCTATAGATATATTATCTCGTTCTATCCCTGTCAATCCTCATCAATTTTCTAAATTGGCTGAAATCTTGAGAGGAAAAAGAGAAATTTTTAATGAGATCAATATAAGTAAGTATTCAATATGGTTAATTTCAGCTCAACCTTCACGTACTGTTACCTTATTACAAGAACATGATTATTCTGCTCAATTTATTCCTAATATTAGAGACTATCCTGCAATCAAAAAATCTCATGCTCAAGGTATGGCAGTTGCTTTAAAACATTCTGGATTGGTAGGTTTAGAAGGTTTTATTTTACCTATATTTCGTATCGCAGTGATCACTGACAAAGAATTTTTTGGGCAAAGTACCTTAGGATCCTCAGAATTTTTTAAAAAACGTCGTCGTTCAAATGCTAAAAAAGTCAACTTACAAAAACTTAACTCCGGCGATCATGTAGTTCATAAGAGCCATGGTATTGGTAAATTTTTAAGGCTAGAAAACTTGTCAAATCGTGAATACTTAGTTGTTCAATACTCTGATGGAGTATTAAGAGTTCCTGCTGATTCTCTTGATAATTTATTGCGTTATTCCTGTACAGATTCTACACCTCCTAAATTACATAAAATGACGGGAAAAGATTGGGGTAAATTAAAACAAAAAATACGTAAAAATATTAAAAAATTAGCATTTAATTTACTTCATTTATATGCAGAAAGAGCACAAAAGAAAGGATATTCTTATCCAGCAGATTCTCTTTGGCAACAAGAGCTTGAAGACTCTTTTCCCTATCAAGCAACACCAGATCAAGTACAAGCTATTAGAGAAGTTAAGATAGATTTGGAAAGCAACAGACCAATGGACCGTCTTATTTGCGGAGATGTTGGTTTTGGTAAGACAGAAGTAGCTATTAGAGCGATTTTTAAAGTTGTTACTAGCGGTCATAAACAAGTAGTGTTTTTAGCACCTACTACAATTTTGACTCAACAACACTACAATACTCTTCGAACAAGATTTGCTCCTTATCCTATTAGTATTGGTTTATTAAACAGATTTCGTACAACTTCAGAAAAAAAAGATATTATTGAACGTTTGACTACTGGAGAATTGGATATCGTAGTTGGAACACAACAACTTTTAGGAAAAAATATAAAATTTAAAGATTTAGGATTATTAGTAATTGATGAAGAACAACGTTTTGGAGTTAATCATAAAGAAAAAATTAGGACAATAAAAGCAAATGTAGATGTTTTAACTTTGACTGCAACTCCTATCCCTAGAACTCTTCATATGTCTTTATCAGGAATAAGAGAAATGAGTCTAATTTCTACACCTCCACCATCTCGTCGTTCTATTAAGACTCATTTATCTAGTTACGATCCAAATTTAGTAAAAGCAGCTGTTCGAGCAGAACTTGATCGTGGTGGTCAAGTATTTTATGTTGTTCCTAGAATAGAACATATTGATGAATTAGTTCTACAACTAAAGAGAATGATTCCAGATGCTAAAATTTTGGTCGCGCATGGACAAATGGATGTTAATAATTTAGAGCTAACTATGCTAAGTTTTAACAATGGAGATGCTGACATTTTAGTCTGTACAACAATTATTGAATCTGGATTAGATATCCCTAAAGTTAATACAATTATTATTGAAGATGCACAGAAGTTTGGTTTGTCACAACTGTATCAACTAAGAGGAAGAGTTGGTAGATCTGGTATCCAGGCCCATGCCTGGTTATTTTATCCAAGTAGGTCCGAATTAACTGATAATGCACTCAAAAGACTAAATGCATTACAAGAATTCAGTGAGCTTGGTTCAGGTTATCATTTGGCAACTCGTGATCTGGAAATTAGAGGTGCAGGTAATTTACTTGGAGCAGAGCAATCTGGACAAATGGAAGCTATAGGTTTTGAACTATATATGGACATGTTACAAGAAGCTATCAAAGAAGTTCAAGGAGAAAAAATACCTGAAGTAGAAGATACCCAAATAGATTTAAAATTAACTGCTTTCATTCCAAATGATTATATTGCTGATATTGAACAAAAAATAATTGCTTATCGCACAGTTGCAGTTGCCAGTTCTAAAAAAGAATTAGATCTTATTGTTGCGGAATGGAGTGAACGTTATGGGTCGATACCAGACCCTGTAAAACAATTATTAAAAACAATTGAATTAAAGCAGTTATCTAAATCGTTAGGTTTTTCTCATATTAAGATAGAAGGAAAAAACTCTGTGGTCTTAAAAACTCCAATGGAAGAACCTGCTTGGATCATTTTACAAAATAAATTACCAGAACATTTACAAACGCGTTTTGTTTATAACTCTAAAAAAATTATAATTAGAGGGCTAGGAAGTTTAAGCCCGCAGAAACAACTTGAGAGTTTATTGGTATGGTTTAAAATCATGCAAGAAAATGAGAAAGTATAA
- a CDS encoding NAD(P)H-quinone oxidoreductase subunit J, whose protein sequence is MQPGPISNWLTKNGFEHNILGVDHLGIEIIGISPKFLIPLSTALYAYGFNYLQCQGAYDLGPGKELVSFYHLVKVADNIDSPQEMRLKVFLTRDNPHVPSVYWIWKAADWQERENYDMYGIVYDNHPDLKRILMPEDWVGWPLRKDYISPNFYELQDAY, encoded by the coding sequence TTGCAACCAGGACCAATTTCTAATTGGTTAACGAAAAATGGTTTCGAACATAATATTTTAGGAGTGGATCATTTAGGAATAGAAATAATTGGCATATCTCCAAAGTTTTTAATTCCTTTGTCAACTGCCTTATATGCCTACGGATTCAATTATTTGCAGTGCCAAGGAGCCTATGATTTAGGTCCCGGTAAAGAACTAGTTAGTTTTTATCACTTAGTTAAAGTTGCAGACAATATCGATAGTCCTCAAGAGATGCGTCTCAAAGTATTTTTAACAAGGGATAATCCTCATGTACCTTCAGTATATTGGATTTGGAAAGCTGCTGATTGGCAAGAAAGGGAAAACTACGATATGTATGGAATTGTGTATGATAACCATCCTGATTTGAAAAGAATTTTAATGCCAGAAGATTGGGTTGGCTGGCCTTTACGCAAAGATTACATTTCTCCAAATTTTTATGAATTACAAGATGCTTATTAA
- the nuoB gene encoding NADH-quinone oxidoreductase subunit NuoB gives MNQNLTPDLSTIEQSQKEKVLNPISPGNITQDLSENIILTTVDDLHNWARLSSLWPLLYGTACCFIEFAALIGSRFDFDRFGLVPRCSPRQADLLLVAGTVTMKMAPALVRLYEEMPSPKYVIAMGACTITGGMFSRDSTTTVRGVDKLIPVDVYIPGCPPRPEAIFDAVIKLRKKVSNETIQERATIMEQTHRYYSAPHNMKVVSPILTGKYLATETRHTPPKELSEIFGAEKLPTLAIEKQLEDV, from the coding sequence ATGAATCAAAATTTAACACCAGATCTATCAACTATAGAACAGTCGCAAAAAGAAAAAGTTCTTAATCCTATATCTCCTGGTAATATTACCCAGGATTTATCAGAAAATATAATTTTGACTACCGTTGATGACTTGCACAACTGGGCTCGTTTATCTAGCCTATGGCCATTGTTATACGGCACAGCTTGTTGCTTCATTGAATTTGCTGCTTTAATTGGTTCACGTTTTGATTTTGATCGCTTTGGTTTAGTTCCTCGATGCAGTCCAAGGCAAGCAGATTTGCTTCTAGTTGCAGGAACTGTAACTATGAAAATGGCTCCTGCTTTAGTGCGTCTTTACGAGGAAATGCCTTCTCCTAAATATGTAATTGCAATGGGTGCCTGCACAATTACCGGAGGAATGTTTAGCCGTGATTCTACAACTACTGTACGTGGAGTAGATAAATTAATTCCTGTAGATGTATATATTCCTGGTTGTCCTCCCCGACCTGAAGCGATTTTTGATGCTGTTATTAAATTGCGGAAGAAAGTCTCTAATGAAACAATTCAAGAAAGAGCGACTATTATGGAGCAAACTCATCGTTATTACAGTGCTCCACATAACATGAAAGTAGTTTCCCCAATATTAACCGGTAAATACTTAGCTACTGAAACTAGACATACTCCTCCTAAAGAGTTAAGCGAAATATTCGGAGCTGAAAAATTACCTACTTTAGCTATTGAAAAGCAACTGGAGGACGTGTAA
- the ndhC gene encoding photosynthetic/respiratory NAD(P)H-quinone oxidoreductase subunit C, whose amino-acid sequence MFVLSGYEYLLGFLIACNLIPVLALTASKILRPSNGGPETLTTYESGMEPIGGAWIQFNIRYYMFALVFVVFDVETVFLYPWAVAFNSLGLLAFVEALIFIAILVIALVYAWRKGALEWS is encoded by the coding sequence GTGTTTGTCCTCAGCGGTTACGAATATTTACTCGGCTTTCTTATAGCCTGTAATCTAATTCCTGTTTTAGCTTTAACTGCATCGAAGATTTTGCGTCCCAGTAATGGTGGCCCTGAAACGCTAACTACTTATGAATCTGGGATGGAGCCTATTGGAGGCGCTTGGATACAATTCAATATTCGCTATTATATGTTTGCCTTAGTGTTTGTTGTATTTGATGTGGAAACAGTCTTTTTATATCCTTGGGCAGTAGCTTTCAATAGTTTAGGCCTATTAGCTTTTGTTGAAGCCCTTATATTTATAGCTATTCTTGTTATTGCATTAGTTTATGCTTGGAGAAAAGGTGCACTAGAATGGTCTTAA
- a CDS encoding YceD family protein, with amino-acid sequence MENIYIPHLLQLPQKTQTITLDDFIVELVTLTPLRGTVIIRHGGTFLEIIIKGEAIVNLICDRCLQQYNYRITLDVSENILLGKNLSANQKFTKEKK; translated from the coding sequence ATGGAAAATATATATATTCCTCATTTGCTCCAACTTCCTCAAAAAACTCAAACCATTACATTAGATGATTTTATTGTTGAACTAGTCACTTTAACCCCTTTACGTGGGACAGTCATCATTAGACATGGAGGGACATTTTTAGAAATTATCATTAAAGGAGAGGCTATAGTAAATTTAATCTGTGACCGTTGTCTCCAACAATATAACTATCGCATTACTCTCGATGTATCTGAAAATATATTATTGGGAAAAAATTTAAGTGCTAATCAAAAATTTACTAAAGAAAAAAAATAA
- a CDS encoding biotin--[acetyl-CoA-carboxylase] ligase: MGFNKKKEWGFLVIIASEQTKGRGQWGREWYSSVGGLYLSIGFELDIAAKNASHITLFSAWSIANKLRSYQLPVKLKWPNDLVVNNQKLGGIKSEIKIQNDMVTQVIIGIGINWSNTVPDNGINIKSCQHQIHSIEQLAAIIIEAIIAGYQYYLVSGMEILLKNYMEILNGVGCKVIINDFEGTISGVNCEGKLEVFQQVPKIMTKINS; this comes from the coding sequence TTGGGATTTAATAAAAAAAAAGAGTGGGGATTTCTAGTCATTATTGCTTCTGAACAAACAAAAGGGAGAGGACAATGGGGGAGAGAATGGTATTCTTCTGTAGGCGGACTTTACCTGTCTATAGGCTTTGAATTAGATATTGCCGCAAAAAATGCTTCTCATATCACATTGTTTAGCGCTTGGAGCATAGCTAATAAATTAAGAAGTTATCAACTTCCTGTTAAATTAAAATGGCCTAATGATCTAGTCGTCAACAATCAAAAGTTAGGAGGTATAAAAAGTGAAATCAAAATTCAAAATGACATGGTTACTCAAGTAATTATTGGAATAGGTATTAATTGGTCTAATACCGTACCAGATAATGGAATTAATATTAAATCATGCCAACATCAAATACATTCAATAGAGCAGCTTGCAGCAATTATTATTGAAGCAATAATTGCTGGTTACCAATATTATCTAGTTTCAGGAATGGAAATATTACTAAAAAATTATATGGAGATATTAAATGGTGTTGGATGTAAAGTTATAATTAATGACTTTGAAGGAACTATTAGTGGAGTTAACTGTGAAGGAAAATTAGAAGTTTTTCAACAAGTTCCAAAAATCATGACAAAAATAAACTCATAG
- a CDS encoding tetratricopeptide repeat protein, which translates to MSNKNLLLSFFLTLGISQFSIPTNGQVLLPYTPQLSMEQLEAQGLKMAEEASQLVRFQQHDHALSRAKLAVQLAPQKYQPWFILGALYVMKQDLDLGIDALKKSLDLEPKETTIKFTLGNAYFQQGKYRLAATQLEEGLKIQPNTSSAQFDLGNTYFKLKQIKKSIAAYQQAIYIQKDFWPAINNVGLIQYEQENKKEAIKQWREALKINSEQAEPKFALGVALYSEGNKKQGIQLGENALKLDNNYSDLKYLQENLWGERLLRDTKVFLNDPEIKNFISQFAKD; encoded by the coding sequence GTGTCTAACAAAAATCTATTACTTTCATTTTTTCTTACCTTAGGAATATCACAATTTAGCATTCCTACTAATGGACAAGTATTATTACCTTATACTCCACAGCTAAGTATGGAGCAACTCGAAGCGCAAGGCTTAAAAATGGCTGAAGAAGCTTCTCAGTTAGTACGTTTTCAGCAGCATGATCATGCTTTGTCACGTGCAAAATTAGCTGTTCAATTGGCTCCACAAAAATATCAACCTTGGTTTATTTTAGGAGCATTATATGTAATGAAGCAAGACTTGGATCTAGGTATTGATGCTCTGAAAAAATCTTTAGATCTTGAACCTAAAGAGACAACAATTAAATTTACTCTAGGTAATGCATATTTTCAACAAGGAAAATATCGACTTGCAGCTACTCAATTAGAAGAAGGATTAAAAATACAACCTAATACATCTTCTGCTCAGTTTGATTTAGGTAATACTTACTTTAAACTAAAACAAATAAAAAAATCTATAGCTGCTTATCAACAAGCAATTTATATACAAAAAGATTTTTGGCCAGCCATTAACAATGTTGGCTTAATTCAGTATGAGCAAGAAAATAAAAAAGAAGCAATTAAACAATGGAGAGAAGCATTAAAAATAAATTCTGAACAAGCAGAACCAAAATTTGCTTTAGGCGTTGCTCTATATTCTGAAGGAAATAAAAAACAAGGCATACAGTTGGGGGAAAATGCTCTTAAGCTAGATAACAATTATAGTGACTTAAAATATTTACAAGAAAATCTTTGGGGAGAAAGGCTTCTTAGAGACACGAAAGTGTTTTTAAATGATCCAGAAATTAAGAATTTCATTAGTCAGTTTGCAAAAGATTAA